In the Malassezia vespertilionis chromosome 3, complete sequence genome, one interval contains:
- the RPS18 gene encoding ribosomal 40S subunit protein S18B (COG:J; BUSCO:EOG09264YEG; EggNog:ENOG503P2B2), translating to MSLVAPDPSQQFAHILRLLNTNVDGKRKIQYALTEIKGVGRRYSNIVLKKADIDLNKRAGELNSDELERVVNILQAPDEFKIPSWFLNRQKDFSSGKNYQVLSNNVDSKLREDLERLKKIRAHRGLRHYWNLRARGQHTRTTGRRGRTVANKKK from the exons ATGTCTCTTGTTGCGCCGGACCCTTCGCAGCAGTTTGCTCACATTCTTCG TCTCCTCAACACCAACGTTGatggcaagcgcaagatccAATACGCCCTTACCGAGATTAAGGGTGTGGGTCGTCGCTACTCGAACATTGTCTTGAAGAAGGCCGACATTGACCTTAACAAGCG CGCCGGTGAGCTTAACTCGGACGAGCTTGAGCGTGTGGTCAACATCCTCCAGGCCCCTGACGAATTCAAGATCCCCAGCTGGTTCCTTAACCGGCAGAAGGATTTCAGCTCGGGCAAGAACTACCAGGTGCTTTCTAACAATGTCGACTCTAAGCTTCGTGAAGATCTTGAGCGCTTGAAGAAGATCCGTGCTCACCGTGGTCTCCGCCACTACTGGAACTTGCGTGCCCGTGGTCAACACACCCGTACCACTGGTCGCCGTGGCCGCACAGTTGCGAACAAGAAGAAGTAA
- the MRS4 gene encoding Fe(2+) transporter (EggNog:ENOG503NUFS; COG:C) has product MTSNAAHDTPLDTAAKLVADFEEDEIDYEGLGANYPLHINMTAGSLAGITEHAVMFPVDLVRTRMQVLTNNPAAKYTGVTEALTRISSVEGFKGLWKGIASVILGAGPAHALYFGTYEIVKEHTGGNRSGLQLASTGFAGASATIASDAFMNPFDVIKQRMQLQGNHFRSVFQCASELYKAEGLRTFYVSYPTTLTMTIPFTAIQFATYEWAKKLLNPRDSYSPTTHAVAGGLAGAAAAALTNPLDVAKTVLQTRGCSSDPEIRNVNSMWSAFKLIKQKEGFHGFWRGLSPRIVTHVPSNALCWLQGSA; this is encoded by the exons ATGACGTCGAATGCCGCACACGATACGCCGTTGGACACTGCAGCCAAGCTCGTTGCAGACTTTGAAGAAGACGAGATCGACTACGAAGGCCTCGGAGCTAATTACCCGTTGCATATAAACATGACTGCTGGATCGCTTGCTGGAATCACCGAACATGCCGTTATGTTTCCGGTGGATTTGGTCAGG ACACGCATGCAAGTGCTCACGAACAACCCCGCCGCTAAATACACAGGAGTCACCGAAGCGCTCACTCGTATCAGCTCTGTCGAGGGCTTTAAAGGGCTCTGGAAGGGTATTGCCTCGGTCATTCTCGGCGCTGGTCCTGCACATGCGCTCTACTTTGGCACGTACGAGATCGTTAAAGAACACACGGGCGGAAATCGCTCAGGCCTTCAGCTTGCCAGTACTGGATTCGCCGGTGCCTCCGCGACGATTGCTTCGGACGCCTTCATGAACCCGTTTGACG TaatcaagcagcgcatgcagtTGCAAGGCAACCACTTCCGCAGCGTGTTCCAATGTGCCTCAGAGCTGTACAAGGCGGAAGGGCTTCGCACCTTTTACGTGTCGTATCCCACGACACTGACCATGACAATTCCCTTTACTGCAATCCAATTTGCCACCTACGAATGGGCGAAAAAGTTGTTGAATCCACGCGATTCATACTCTCCCACGACCCATGCGGTCGCCGGAGGTCTTGCAGGTGCGGCCGCTGCCGCACTGACCAATCCTCTTGATGTGGCAAAGACTGTGCTTCAAACACGCGGTTGCAGCAGCGACCCAGAGATCCGCAACGTGAATTCAATGTGGTCCGCGTTCAAGCTGATCAAGCAAAAGGAAGGATTCCATGGATTTTGGCGCGGTCtttcgccgcgcattgTTACGCATGTGCCTTCCAACGCACTTTGCTGGCTG CAAGGCTCTGCCTGA